The stretch of DNA TAATTTGACTTAAAAACAGCAAACCATTGACCTTAAGTCCTTCCCTTTTAATTCCCATAGAGCACTGTATTGTATTTTTTCTAGGACTTTAACGATTCCTTGATTAAATTTGAATACTCGATTTTAAAAAATCCTCAATTTCAACTTGCGCGTCGAGTGACCGGTAAAATACCACAGACGAAAATCCATGAAACACATTATTAGACCATTTTCTAAGGCTGCACGATATTAtgttaaaaaatcataataaagcATATGCTATTGTGAATTTACGAAGGCTGCGaatcaattaaataaatgtatgtgcTGCAGGTTTAATATGTGCTGTAATTTTTTACATATGTGTAGGTTATGTCCCCAGTGACACCCAGTTTACATTGGTCTAAAAGCTTTAATCAAAACTTTGTATAGTGTGATAcaattgtttattaatgttgaacAATAGATGGCGCTGTCACCAAATTGATTTGGTATCGTCAAGGCATGTGCAAAGGTTCATTTAAGCAGAAGGAAACAATAACTTTTAATGACTGGTCAGCATGTCTTAAACACGATCTGAGACAAATAGTGACAATTCAGTGAACACTCTGGAATTAGGAATTAGAAAAAAGTTATTCTGAAATTTTCAAATTGAAACCAAGTGTTTAGGGATGAGCGATATACTATCAACTGGCAGAGATTTTAGATTATCTCTATAGCGGTTACACGTGTGAAGTTGTAGTGCTGTGCCCTCATGAAAGTTTATCTTTTGCAAGAGATTTTTAAACTATTCAAGTACAATAAAccatgaaagagaactcaattcaatACTCTCACTCTGTCTGAGAGTCAAGAACATTTTTACTTATGTTAGTTAGGCTATTACTAGTTTTTTGCTGGGATATCAAAATTGGTGTTAAGAAgtatgaaatttcaatggtatcttaaaattataaattgtaaCAACCTTATTTCAAGCTAACTATATTTAGAAGTATATATCATTAGCTTGAAATACAATTAGTAAAATGATTGATATACAAGGTATTCATTGTGACTTTACATGAGTCAAGGTATTTCCATAACCATACATGTTGTCAACTTAAGCATAATCTGTGATTAAGATTTTGCATGTAAACACTGTTGAGTAAATGAGTGATTAATTTGAATGTAGTAGAAGCAGTGTTCAAGTTTCcacacatatacagtacagttgattttttttgtaaaagaaaTCAAATACCATGTTAGAATATATGTAAAGaatgtattataattttaataaaattgatCACTTACTCTTTGCTGATTTCTTTCCTGTTTCTCAAAGGCTCAGCTGCAGAGCACAGTAAGGCTGCTCTTCATAAGATTAGCCTCAGACTGAAGGACAAATTAAAACAGGACTACAAGAAGATATTGGTTGGTAATTCAGAGATGGGTCATCAGAAGTACCTGCATGATATCTACACTGATTTATATGTGGTGGAAAATGAGACAGGAGGAAGAGTGAATGAACACGAGGTGAGACAGTTTGAATTAAATCTCAAACAATTTGATGCCAAAGACACACCGATACAGTGCAATAACATTTTCAAAGTCCATAAGGGTCAACAAAACAGAAAGGTGCTGACAATGGGGATTGCAGGGGTGGGAAAATCAGTCTCCGTCAATAAATACATCCTTGACTGGGCTGAAGGGAAAGAGAATCAGGATATAGCTTTCATTTTACCTCTGCCGTTCCGTGAGCTAAATTTGATCACAAAAAACTTCAGTCTCATGGGACTGCTTCATGAATACGTCTTTAATGGTACTGAAGAACTGCCTTCTCTTCCTGAAGGTGATGGTAAAGTCTTGTTCATCTTTGATGGGCTGGATGAATGTCGCTTCCCTTTGAGATTTAAAGAGCCTGACAGAATTACAGATGTTCACACAGAAACAACAGTGAGTAAGATAGTTACAAGCCTGATCAAGAGACACCTGcttccctctgctctcatctggatcacATCCAGACCAGCAGCAGCCAGTCTGATACCCCGTGACTACATTGATCAGGTGACAGAGGTGAGAGGATTTAATGATGAGCAGAAAGAGCAATACTTCAAAAAAAACAGTCCTGAAGTTTCTGAAAATATCATCAGTCACATTAAGAAATCCAGGAGTCTGTATATCATGTGCCATATCCCTGTCTTCTGCTGGATCTCTCTCACTGTTCTTAAGCCTCTAGTAGCTCGAGAGAGCGATGACAAAACACCTCTCACAGGGATGTACACAAACTTCTTACTTACTCAGCAGCAACAGTTGAAAGAAAAATACAATGTTCCTGAACCTAAAGCCAATGCAAGGTCTTTTGATCAGATTATTCTAAAGCTTGGGAAACTGGCCTTTCAACAGCTGGAGAAAGGAAACCTGATTTTCTACAAAGAAGATCTTGAGGAATGTGGACTAGATGTCAGTGAAGGGTCTGTGTTCTCTGGGTTATGCACTCAGATCTTTCAGGAGGAAAAGGCTGTTTCAGCAAGAAGTGTTTTCAGCTTTGTACATCTCAGTGTCCAGGAATTCCTTGCTGCTCTCTATGTGTTTATGATGGGCAAAGATGAGAAAGCTAACTTATTTCTTCAATCTTGGatagaaaaactgaaatggaAACTGTCCAAAAAGCCACTGTTTAAACTTCATAAGGCTGCAATCAACAAGGCTTTACAAAGTGAGAACGGACACCTGGACCTTTTCCTCCGGTTCCTCCTGGGTCTTTCACTGGAGTCCAATCAGAGTGACCTGAAAGAAGTACTGCCAGGACTGAAACTGAAAACAGAGGACATGAAAAACACTTCTGACTATATCAAAAAGATAATAGAGAATGAGAAATCAATAGAGAGGACCATTAATCTATTCCACTGTCTGAATGAACTAAAAGATAAGTTTGTGGAGGAAATCCAGAAGAATCTAAGCTCAGGAAATATTTCAGCACAGAAGCTGTCCTCTGCTCAGTGGTCTGGTCTGGTGTTTGTGCTCCTCATATCAGAAGAGACTCAAGAGATGTTTGAACTGCAGAAATACAGAAGATCTGATAAAGCACTGATGAGACTGCTGCCAGTGATCAAAAACACCAGAAGAGCACTGTAAGAATATCCTTTACATTCATTTACATACATCGATAGTCATTTGTAATTTGACCTTCATTTTACGTGGGTGACTTGTTGGCCTAGACTGTTaagaaaaatacataaaatgtgtgtgctgatataaatactgtttagATGTTTTATGAAGAGAAAATTGTTTTAGCTTTGTTTCCATCACTACAGTCAAAGGTTTTTCCAAGCTCCAGATTATAAATGTTacttaataatttatttatttaatgatttatttGTATAAGGACAGatacaataaacataaaactgGGACAACAGCCATCCAATGTATGTATCATAGTTAATTTGCCAAAGTTAATTTGCAACAGATTTTAATAATCTGATTTTGAGAGGACAGTCTGAGCAAAAGAtgtttaacaaaataaacatttacaatttCAACCAGAATGTAGATCTGCTGCACCcctgcactctctctctctctctctctctctctctctctctcaaaaaagaaaaaaatcataaggGTTGAGAGGCAAgaccatttaaacatttaaatacaagctttacataaaaaagacaaaGTGAGCAAAGcttaaaaatcttttatttaCTTAAGTtgaaaattatcattttaatgATGGTATCTTCTAAAATTTCTAAAATTTTCAAGGCTCTGTTGTAGGCATTCAATCAGATTAATTAAAGACTGACGTGTGATATCGAGTTTAAAAACAGAAGGGCATGATCATAtgttaaacaatttattattattataagcattactgttgctgtttgttttgttctctACACAGGCTACACAGCTGTAATCTCACTCCTCAGTCCTGTAAATGTTTGTCTTCAGTTTTACAATCCTCAAACTCCTTCTTGAAAGAGATGGACCTGAGTAGCAATGACCTGCAGGATTCGGGAGTGAAGCTTCTTTCTGATGGACTGAGGAGTCCAAACTGTCAGCTGGAGATTATGAGGTGAATGGttttaaagtaattaatatAAGTATTTTTGCATAAGTGCATAAGtctgagaaaaaaattatttggggTTGGGGGGACAGTAGGGGTTAAACAGATCATAGTAGAAGGGCTTTTATAAATTACAgttacaacaacaataaaacatgAGTACAAGTTTGTTGTTGAATTAACCAAGACGTAGTTAATACACTTGAAGCAGATCTGAAATAATCAGGTAATGAATTCCAAAATTGTACACTGAGAGGGCAGTCTGAGCAAAAGTAAAATTGTACAATTTCCGCCACAAACCCCTCTGGTGGATCTGCTGGACCCCTGCAatctctctcaaaaaaaaaaacaagggaaaaaagaggggggggggggtgctgAGGGGCAAGATCATTTAAACTTCAGAATAAAAACTTTACATAGTTGTAAGGCCTGCCTAATGGGCCCAATGACGGTTTCCCACAGGACGGGGAAGGTTAACgcgtgtatgccttttcagcatctctattaagttcacttaatttcactcgcttaatctgactccaatttcaaatgattcttacacttaggttgtgtttccaattagaaattaatcatttgttatgtattaatttagatattcgaTTATTCTGATTACCTTATATCTTCAATTATTTCGTTCACTGCAGTCCCGGTATCGCTTTAGAAGAGTTACTTCGGCCGATTTGAGCACTCTTCCCGGACACAAACTCGTCAGTCTGACCTTAAACATTGGATGCAGGGTAAATATCTACCTTTAAGTCGGTCGCGCTCTGCTTACTCGtaacaaaaagcatagttttgatatatttacgaaaactgcaacttatttaaggcagtgattgtcagaaatcgaaatggacttaattgacgtgccctatgctccatctattaaacctttcGTATGATAAatcctgaacacagatttgaggtaataccttcgctttaatctactagaaataatggattaagaataatacagaatcaaccaaatataacattttatttgtcaagtaaaaatatatgatgccaattacattacaattagacaattaaagccaattcagaaatggtaaatgcataacatcgattactcaaagaaatgcatatatacacagggatgggtgaatgtcctcagacatTCACCCCTCTCTGTGGGGGTCTCTCCTACAGATGATCCCACAtgactgctttgctctttaccttttataccagaACCAGAACAAAAGGGTTGTAAATATTTACTATACCAGCACCTGTTTTGGGGGGAGAGAagaagagacaccacccaaaaagaggacagaattttccttaattttccatcttcttcataattctagtgactgctgtgaaattgagaccgttttaccaatcgcactgagacaaattaaatgatatcaaacatgaaaagggaaaaacaatagataaacaagttacattatatgttttgaataactttcagtgacttgaggcagggggaaggagagtttgtgtgtgtgtgtgtgtgtgtgtgtgtgtgtggtggggggAGGCGCTGTCCTTTTGGGGTTAGGGCGAGGCGTTGTCCATTGCTACTTCTTTGAGATCTTCTTTCcagattaaagttttattactttattgcaggacgcttgatctcagtttttgtttagcaggaaaatcaagccttacaTAGTTTAGAAAGGATAATTGAGCAAAGCTTATCAATATTGTATTTACTTGAGATCTGACTGTGATGGTATCTTATTAGCTTTCTATCTAAAATTTTCAAGGCTCTGTTGTAAAGGCATTCAATCAGATTAATTACAGACTGACATGTGTGATAATATCATTGAGTTTAAAAACAGAAGGGCATGATCATATGTTAAAcgatttaatattataattaaaattcttaatattattattagcattatTGCTGCTATTTGTTTTGTTCTCTACACAGGCTACACAGCTGTAATCTCACTGCACAGTCCTGTGAACATTTGTCTTCAGTTTTACAATCCTCAAACTCCTTCCTGAGAGAGATGGACCTGAGTAGCAATAACCTCCAGGATTCTGGAGTGAAGCTTCTTTCTGATGGACTGAAGAGTCCAAACTGTCAGCTGGAGATAATGAGGTGAATGGtcttaaaataatcaaatatgcTGTAATAAGAGGTGGACTTAACCAATAAGTAAGGTAAACGACCGCTTAGCGCCCCAGAAAAAAAAGGACCCCATTAAATTTGGCAAAACATATTTAGCAAACGTACAAGTGCATATTTGTGTTTGTGCTTTGGAGAGtgtcaaaggtttctatttccCACATGATTTTCCAGTGTTTAGCAATGTAGTCAATCACACACATGTCTATTGATTTCTTGAACACAATAGCCAATGAGAGGCATTTAAGTTCCACTCACTGGACAGTAGGGGTTGATCCGTGATCTGTATGGACCAGGCCCCATGGTTCGGCACGCATGTGATTCACAGATCAATTGCAAATTTAACCACAATAGAGTGAAAGGTTATcatttgcatttgttttgtcTTGCTAGTTTACATATTCCAAACTTTAAAACCATTCATTCAATTTATCTTTCGTATCCCCATGCACTTGGATGGATACATGTATACAAattatgtcagtcaaaataCCCATCTCAGCAAGTATTCTCATAAACAcattcggttatgtcttaagtgagcaagttgagaaagaaatcagtattatattggatctgtgcatacATGGGAtctttaaagtgacagcaagcTATAAATACCCGCCGTTGTctgttttgttaataaaaacaacaaaatacagctttaacaaagataaatctatattaaatttacAAGATTTTCACATGAAAAAAGGCAGAGTCTCTGCACACACCTACCTACCATGGACCaattatagtaaaaaaaaagaaagaaaaggtgTTTACCAGCACAGAGCGAATATTTCCAGATAGTTTGCTTTGGCAAGCTTTTTCAAACTCCCAAAACAAACTCCAAAAGAACTtgattttggcctgattttgtgcaaaatgatgtcacatcaatttgttctttgattttacttgaagtatatcagggcctttgTGTTTCATTAAGTTACAAGTGAAAATGCCACGTGAAAGGTACATCAAATTTTACTTAGCGCCTGTGGAGTTTTAAGTGCCGTAACTCAATGAGGAATATCTTCTGATCAACGCAATGgattatgttgattttggacTCTTTTTAAACATGAGAATATGTTGTAAATAATGATGTGCCAGTTCCATAAAGCATGTTTTATGAAGttacaagtgaaaacatgacaTAAATGCTGCAAGGTATTGGAACTATTTTACCATGGCAATGAAAAATAACTGACAATCAAGGACAAATATCACATTCTGATTTGTCAGAACTTGTCATgtgtatattaattattaataaccaTACTACACAACGGTTGGTAATATACTGTGTATTGACACAAATATCGATCTTTATCTTGATTCAATATGAATTCATatgcatatactgtacatataaGGAAAAAAATCTTTGTTGAATGCAGTTTTCCTTTTTAACACTAGTTCAAACTTTTGAGTTAAATTCAGTATTTCATTGTAATCATTAATATTCACTTATGTGCTTACaagaatataatttaaaatatttggatgtgagttattactttttttaaacttcacattttaaaaaaacctAGTagattcatatatatttattaaaagcaaTACAGGCATCTACCGGATAAACCATGGCATTATAAAtgaaagttattattttttatgccTCAAAATGTCTCCAATCTGCCTCTTAAATATTGGAATTTAAAACCATTTTGTGTTTTAACCTTAACGCTGTTTTCTGGGCCCTAGAGGTGTTTTGACATGCCTTGACATTTCTGTTACGTATAACATTTTCATGGCTAAAGCCtgattacactgtattcagcagtAATtctgctacaataatatgtgaacAGCATGTATGTGAGGGATGTGTTTCAGATGTGTTTCAGACTGGACTTCACTAAGAGAGAGACAGCAGAAAGAGCATcgtgttagttttctttattttgcaaaaggcaaaacaattcatttttattttgagtgtacacaaataaaagtagacatttaacagttttgaatgtGTATAAcacttatctgtatgaccaaaatcAGAGTATTTTTAGTCTCTTTCACACTcataagaaaaaaagtttggtgGTTACATGTGAAATATGTGCGATAAACTCCCATCCTGGGTTGCGCCAATAGACTGTGATATTGTGTATCCAGAGATATCGTCTATCAGTTATTGATATCAAGAGGATTCAGCATTTCCAatttatgtattaaattattatttgccCCACAATTTCAGCACATCACCACAAGGATAATTAAAGATTAGATAGATTAGCTTACTTCTCAttgatttaaaaacatttatgtcgACTACGCATTCACTATGTATAggggccacaagagaaatattaagaaataaattaagaCAGTTACATACCGTTATCAGCATATGTTGAAGTATTTATCTCTCGTTGTCTCTGAGAGAAATTGTGCCTATggtaaattaataaaagtaaattaataaaagtgCCGCCCTTATGGACATGCAAGTGGCTTGGAAGACGTGTAACATGGTTTatccattttaatttaaataaacaaaaaatgttaatatttcaGTGATGCTTTGGATGATCAATATATAATCAGTGGCTGCAATGAGCTCTTTAGACAGTGTGTCACAAGCTCAGCTTCTTGTACGTCTTCTCGCCGCAAAACGGCAGTGGGGCAGTGTCAGTAGCATGTTTACCCCCTCAGTGTTCAACCACGGAAAGACGTAatacaaaaaagttgggacactgtacaaattgtgaataaaaacagaatgcaatgatgtggaagatttaaatttcaatattttattcagaatacaacatagatgacatattaaatgtttaaactgagaaaatgtatcattttaagggaaaaataagttgattttaaatttcatggcatcaacacatctcaaaaaagttgggacaaggccatgtttaccactgtgtggcatcccctcttctttttataacagtctgcaaacgtctggggactgatgagacaagttgctcaagtttaggaataggaattttgtcccattcttgtctaatacaggcttctagttgctcaactgtcttaggtcttctttgtcgcatcttcctctttatgatgcgccaaatgttttctatgggtgaaagatctagactgcaggctggccatttcagatgtgtaagctgcccatgccacacgcactcatgcaaccccataccatcagagatgcaggcttctgaactgaatgctgat from Chanodichthys erythropterus isolate Z2021 chromosome 8, ASM2448905v1, whole genome shotgun sequence encodes:
- the LOC137024814 gene encoding NLR family CARD domain-containing protein 3-like, with protein sequence MASVKDLLKNLLKNLVKDDLKEFQWHLLENKHECIFKSEMENADVLDTVDKMVASFGPEEAVKITVKILRKMNQNNLVEQLENNHKQSSAAEHSKAALHKISLRLKDKLKQDYKKILVGNSEMGHQKYLHDIYTDLYVVENETGGRVNEHEVRQFELNLKQFDAKDTPIQCNNIFKVHKGQQNRKVLTMGIAGVGKSVSVNKYILDWAEGKENQDIAFILPLPFRELNLITKNFSLMGLLHEYVFNGTEELPSLPEGDGKVLFIFDGLDECRFPLRFKEPDRITDVHTETTVSKIVTSLIKRHLLPSALIWITSRPAAASLIPRDYIDQVTEVRGFNDEQKEQYFKKNSPEVSENIISHIKKSRSLYIMCHIPVFCWISLTVLKPLVARESDDKTPLTGMYTNFLLTQQQQLKEKYNVPEPKANARSFDQIILKLGKLAFQQLEKGNLIFYKEDLEECGLDVSEGSVFSGLCTQIFQEEKAVSARSVFSFVHLSVQEFLAALYVFMMGKDEKANLFLQSWIEKLKWKLSKKPLFKLHKAAINKALQSENGHLDLFLRFLLGLSLESNQSDLKEVLPGLKLKTEDMKNTSDYIKKIIENEKSIERTINLFHCLNELKDKFVEEIQKNLSSGNISAQKLSSAQWSGLVFVLLISEETQEMFELQKYRRSDKALMRLLPVIKNTRRALLHSCNLTPQSCKCLSSVLQSSNSFLKEMDLSSNDLQDSGVKLLSDGLRSPNCQLEIMRLHSCNLTAQSCEHLSSVLQSSNSFLREMDLSSNNLQDSGVKLLSDGLKSPNCQLEIMRLSGCMVTEEGCGYVSSALSSNPSRLKELDLSYNHPGNSGVKLLTDKLNHPDYRLDKLNVDHGREIWITAGLHKYCHQFTLDPYTVNKYIRLSERNRLITFTDTDQPYSDHPDRFDEYQVLCRESVCGRCYWEIEWSGRRVFISVSYKSITRKGRGKECVFGSNDQSWSLICYSSSYSFSHNNIETKLPVKSISSRVGVYVDHSAGTLSFYSVSGDTMSLIHTVQTTFTQPLYPGFAVLYGSVKLC